CATGATGAACACTAGTCCACACATAGTTAAAACGCCGAAGAACAAATATACGTGTGCAACGGAATAATACTCTGCAATAAAGCCGCCAAAGAATGTACAGAACCAACTACCCAGCCCGTTACCGACGGCAGTGTATAGAGAAACCGCCGTAGCACGTGCAGAGTTTGGGGCAATATCCCTCACAAACTGCAGTGCGGCAGGAATGAAAAGCCCGACAGAGAAACCTTGTGCAATCGTCGTCGCATACACCACATACAACGGGGGCTCAAAGAAATAAAGCACCCACCGTATCATCGCAATGGAAGCAGCACTAATCATGATCGCGTGAAGTCCGAAGCGTGCGATCCACTTGCCTGCCACCCTCATAAATGGCGCCTCACTACCGGCAGCGAGCAAGAAGGCAATCCCGACACCCGTAACAGTCCCCCCAATATCTGTTATGAACAGGCCAAAGTAAAAATTATTGGCGAAGACAGGACCGAATATTAGAAACGTTGTCACAAGGAACATTACAAACTTAGGCAACTTCATGAGCGTTCCAATGCCATCACGGACATTCACACTAATTGTCTGACTTTCTTTCGGTAGAAAAATCGACACCACCGTGCCCAGCAATAAAGCTATCGCAAAGGTGAAGAAGATTACTTTTAAGGAAAAGAAATCAGAAAGCCATCCTGCAACAAGCACGGCCACCGCAAAACCTATTGCCCCCCATAATCTGATGGAACCATAGTTTCCTTTGGTCCTTTGGACATAATTAAGGGTAATGCTGTCTGAAATGGGAACAAGGGCACTTTGTGTAACAGCCAACAAAAATGCAACGGCAAGCAATGCTCCATAGCTCTCCATAAATGAAAAGGCAATCCCTGTAACCGCTGTGAGAAACAGTGTCCAGCGCAGGATTTGTTTTGGTTTTTGGGTATAGTCGCTAAAAACACCCCACAACGGCTGGACGAATATCATCACTACAGGACTAATCGACATGATCATCCCGATTTGTGATCCACTCAATCCGACATCTTCTTTCAAATATACTGTCAGCAACGGGAATAACGCCCCAAAACTGAAAAAGGTTAAAAAGTAAAAACTGTAAAAATAGCGAGTAGTTTTGTCTTTCATAGAGGTAGTACTCATCATATATCCTTCTTTCTTCTCGTCAAGTAAAGGAAAAAGTAAAAGGTTACCGCCCCTTGGGGAAGTAACCTTTACATTCTACCACATTTAGATTTCGGATAAATATGTTATTTCGCTAATTCATAGATAGCTTGTGCATAGATGGCAGTCGCCTTGATGAGATCCTCAATGAAAATATGCTCATCTTTCTGATGCGCTACATCCTCCCTGCCAGGGAAAAGCGGACCAAAGGCCACCCCTGCTTCAAGCGATCTTGCATATGTTCCCCCACCGATAGACAATAACTCCGCTTTTTCTCCGGTTTGTTCTTTATAAACCTTTTGAAGAGTCTGGATAAGCTCATGATCCTGTGGAACATGATGTGCAGGTGAGACATTGAATTTATTCACATCAAATCCATAGGCCTCCGCCTCTTTACGCAACTGCACTTCCACTTCCTTTGTATCGCATGTTACCGGAAAACGGATGTTTACCCCTAGAGCTCCGACAGCTGTTTCGCGATCATAACGGAAAACACCTGTATTGATGGTGAGATCATCCGTAATCTCATCGTGGAAATTGATGTTAAGCTTCTTCCCACGAGAATCAAATGCAAGCTTTTCACTAATAAAGCTGACATAGGATGCTCCTCTTGCATCTAGCTCTACAGAATGGAGGAAGTTTGCCAAATGGTATCCTGCATTCGTACCATTATCCGGCTCCATCGCGTGAGCGGACACACCTTTGATGTTAAGGAACAAAGCATTTCCTTCCTTCGTATACCCACCCTCTATTCCTTTTTCTGAAATGTATTCATTAAAAGCATGAGTGATTGCATCCATATCTTCCGTCACTTCAAGCGATGCTTTAGCATGATCGGGCACCATATTTAACCGGCGACCTGAATCAAACGTTAACAAGCTGTTTTGTCCTGTTGCCGTTTCACCGTTGAAATCAAGACGGAGTTGGATATCCCCTATTCCTTTTTCGGCATAGATGATTGGGAAGTCCGCGTCAGGCGCAAACCCCATTGTAGGCATTTCTTCGTGTTTAAAATAATGGTCCACACACTGCCAGCTGCTTTCCTCATCTGTACCAATGATGATGCGTACACGTTTAGATAGAGGCAAATCTAGCTCTTTTACAATTTTTAGAGCATAATAAGCCGCCATTGTAGGGCCTTTGTCATCCATTGCACCGCGTGCGAAAATTTTGCCGTCACGAATGCTGGCACTGAACGGCTCATCTGTCCAGCCGTCCCCCTCTGGCACTACATCAACATGACATAGGATGCCGACAAGTTCTTCTCCTTGTCCATGTTCGATATGGCCGGCATAATGGTCGACATTTTTTGTAGCAAAGCCGTCTGCTTCCCCTTTATGTAATAAATATTGGAGTGCCTCTTCAATTCCTTTTCCAAAAGGAGCTTTTGTGCTTGCTTCCTCTTCATTCAACACACTATTGATTTGTAAAAATTCCTGTGTATCTTTTATTAAGGAATCTTTTCTTTTCTCTACTTCTTCTAACCAATTGAAATTTCCCATTTAATCATCACCTCATTAGAAAATGAAAAAGCGTATTCAACATAAGTACAAATCCGACCAATCCCACAGCCGGATAATACAACCATCTTGTAACAAGATCTTGATAGTGCTCTTGAATTAGCTTCTTCCCTTTATGCATATTCAAAAAGGGATGTCCCACCAATTCATCATATACTATATTTAACCATTCTTTTAGAAAAAAGAAAAACGCCATAAACAAGCCGAATGTCATCCACAACGGGAGATACCCCATGACAGCGATGGTGATACCAATCATTTTTAAATACGAAAAAATATGACGGGAATTCCGCAACAAATATTTAAAAAACAATTCCGTCAAGGCACTATGAGGACTCCTGTCTTCTATTATCCTTTGCGAACGTCTGAAAAATAAAGGCTTGGTCCGCTCTGAGGAACGAGGAACATGCACATATTCCGAAGCATAAAAAATCATCCCGACATACTTTTGCCGGATCTTCTCATTATGTGCCATATCCACCATAAAACTCTCCGTCCGCAAATAAAGAATAAACAAGACGATTAGCCCCAGCATAAGTAGAACTGTCGATTCAATCCACATAGCTTGAACAACCGTAAGATAAACTAGTAGTCCAAGAAATAGAAACACGGTGAAATTAATTACTTTCCGCTTCCATCCAGACCAATGCAAATCTATTACTTTACCCAGTATGGTGATGAATAGGAACAACACAAGATAAAACGTTATCCATTCAAACAACGGAAGGGTAGACGGACTGATTGCCTCCATCAAAAAATATGTAAGAATAGCAATTAACAAGGATTTTATAAGATTAAGGGCCGTGCTCGCTATCACACCCCACTTTTTCAACCCGTGTAATAAATCTCTTCGGTGGATAAAAAAGTACATATCCGCCTGTTGATAAAACACTCGAATGGTTCCCGTCCAAGCAAGATAATAAATAACAATAAGGGTTAAACCGTATGGAAGTTTCTGAAGCAATGCAATGAAACTCGGAAACATATCATAAATCATGGCTGCAACGAATAATAATGTAAGGACAATATAGACCAGGATCGTCCAATCAATTACAGCTTTTGTGTTCTTCCACTGATACTGACGCTCTTGTTTAAGTCGTTCCTTGTATAAGTGGAATGCCGTCATTTTTCCTGCTCCCTTGCGGATAAGGTGTAGAAACAATCTAGCAATGAAGCACCAGGAAGTTGGCAATTTGTTTGAATGTCTTGTAGGGTCCCTTCTGCTTTCTTGCGCCCGTCAGCCAAAAGAATAAACCTGTCACAAATCTTTTCCGCCGTATCCAGAACATGCGTACACAACAAGATTCCGACACCCCTAGCCTGTTCCTGATGAAAAAGCTGAAGTAACTTCTTCGTTGCAATCGGATCAAGCCCAATAAACGGTTCATCCACAATATATAAAGAAGGCTTAGACATGATGGCAAATATCAACATAGCTTTTTGCTGCATCCCTTTTGAAAAGGTAGCCGGAGATTCATGGATGACTTTTTCCAAATCAAACAACTTCAATAGGTCCTCCACCCGATCTTTCCACACCTTTTCATCTATCTCTAGTAAAGACGCCATCAAATCTATGTGCTCCCATAATGTCATATCATAATAAAATACAGGTTTCTCAGGAATATAGGCATATGATTTATCAGGAGGAAGTGATATCTGTCCTTCAAAAAAAGGATTTAAGCCAAGCAAAGTTTTAATTGTCGTACTTTTACCAGCGCCGTTAGGGCCGATCAGACCTACCATTTCACCTTTTGAAACCGTAAAATCAATATTTTGCACGACAGACATCTCATCATCGTATCCTGCTTTTTCTAAATGTAGTGTTAGTAATTCCATACAGGTCCTCTCCTCTCACCTGTTTCATACGAAGTTTTAGGTCGAAAGTTTCATATTTTTCTAAAAATTACTAGCAGAATATTGTCGAGTAGTGTAAAATAATGTATATAGACTCATATTCTTTTGTTTTCACTTAACACTTCATAGACTAAATGTTAATATTGTGTAAATTGCATCATTATTCTAGAATTTTTTCCACAAAATCGTGTACAATATAAACTAACTTAATACCTAACACCTATCATCAAGAATTTAGCGAGTAGTACCATGTTAAATACCGGATAAGGAGTGGTTTTTTGAAGCCTTCAACTAACCGTATGCTAACCCGTATTAAAGCCGTCTACATGTTTATTCATGAAAAGGGAACTGTCTCTACACAGCAGTTGGTCGATGAATTTGGGATTACACCCCGAACCGTCCAGCGTGATTTAAATGTGCTGGCATTTAATGACCTGGTTCAAAGTCCAACGAAAGGTAAGTGGACTACTACGCAGAAAAAAGTTAGGTTGACTTCATAAGACTACATATAAAATTAATCAGACAACAATAAAGCCCCATTCCTTTTCACTTGGAATGGGGCTCTTCGTTATTTTCATTATTATCTTCGCTGCAATAGTTCCAATTCTTCATCTGTCAGTTCACGATACTCCCCAAGCTCAAGGTCTTCATCAAGCTTCAGTTCTCCCATGCTCAGACGCTTCAAGTAAGTTACTGTCTTTCCAACCGCTTGAAACATTCTTTTTACCTGATGGAATTTCCCTTCAACAATGGTAATCTCAATTTGTGATTCTGGGCCAGCTTCAAGTATTACTAGTTCAGCAGGCAACGTTTCGTACCCATCATCTAAGGTAACGCCTTTTTTGAACGCTTCCATATCCTCTGTCGTCACTTCGCCATCAATTTTGGCATAATACGTTTTTGGCACGTGCTTTTTTGGTGATAACAACTGGTGTGCAAGCTGACCGTCGTTTGTCAACAACAGTAAGCCCTCTGTATCTTTATCTAAGCGTCCAACCGGAAAAGGTTCAAACATTTTATCCTCTTCCTGCAGAATATCCACCACTGTTTCCTGATGGTGATCTTCCGTTGCAGATAACAATCCAGGTGGCTTGTGCATCATCAGGTAAATGAACTCACGGTATTCCACGATATCATCATGTACCGTTACCTCCTGCACCTCCGGATCTACATGCACCTTCGCATCCTTTACCACATTTCCATCCACTTTTACCACACCCGTTTTTAGAAGCTTCTTCACTTCTTTGCGCGTTCCAAAACCACTGTTGGCAAGCATTTTATCCAATCTCATACTCGTGCCGCTCCTTTCATAGGGAAAGAGGCCTCTCTGACTCGAGACCTCTATCCTCTTTCTTTTCTATTTAGAAACGAAAAACGATTTCCAAACAAATACATTAACAAGTTACTTCTGTAGCTGAGGAAGAAGTAGATGCCCGCTCCGACTAATCCGCTGACAGCCACTACGATAATGGCTTGAAGACGGCCTTCGCTGTAGGGGACAATGCCTTCTAATAGTTGAAGGACTACTAGGACTGCAGCAATCATGATGATGTTGAAGATGGTCATCAACATTCCTCTACGTAAAACAATAGAATAACTGAATCCCGTGAATCTCTGAATAGCCCAAAGGTTTATGACGACACTTGCCAAATAACCGATAGCAGTTGCCACAATAGATCCTTCCGCCTCCATGAAGAAAATTAACGGATAATTAAGGATAAGCTTTAATCCAACGCCTACTGCAAGA
This window of the Sutcliffiella horikoshii genome carries:
- a CDS encoding ABC transporter ATP-binding protein, which translates into the protein MELLTLHLEKAGYDDEMSVVQNIDFTVSKGEMVGLIGPNGAGKSTTIKTLLGLNPFFEGQISLPPDKSYAYIPEKPVFYYDMTLWEHIDLMASLLEIDEKVWKDRVEDLLKLFDLEKVIHESPATFSKGMQQKAMLIFAIMSKPSLYIVDEPFIGLDPIATKKLLQLFHQEQARGVGILLCTHVLDTAEKICDRFILLADGRKKAEGTLQDIQTNCQLPGASLLDCFYTLSAREQEK
- a CDS encoding DeoR family transcriptional regulator, with protein sequence MKPSTNRMLTRIKAVYMFIHEKGTVSTQQLVDEFGITPRTVQRDLNVLAFNDLVQSPTKGKWTTTQKKVRLTS
- a CDS encoding pseudouridine synthase, which gives rise to MRLDKMLANSGFGTRKEVKKLLKTGVVKVDGNVVKDAKVHVDPEVQEVTVHDDIVEYREFIYLMMHKPPGLLSATEDHHQETVVDILQEEDKMFEPFPVGRLDKDTEGLLLLTNDGQLAHQLLSPKKHVPKTYYAKIDGEVTTEDMEAFKKGVTLDDGYETLPAELVILEAGPESQIEITIVEGKFHQVKRMFQAVGKTVTYLKRLSMGELKLDEDLELGEYRELTDEELELLQRR
- a CDS encoding ABC transporter permease, with the translated sequence MTAFHLYKERLKQERQYQWKNTKAVIDWTILVYIVLTLLFVAAMIYDMFPSFIALLQKLPYGLTLIVIYYLAWTGTIRVFYQQADMYFFIHRRDLLHGLKKWGVIASTALNLIKSLLIAILTYFLMEAISPSTLPLFEWITFYLVLFLFITILGKVIDLHWSGWKRKVINFTVFLFLGLLVYLTVVQAMWIESTVLLMLGLIVLFILYLRTESFMVDMAHNEKIRQKYVGMIFYASEYVHVPRSSERTKPLFFRRSQRIIEDRSPHSALTELFFKYLLRNSRHIFSYLKMIGITIAVMGYLPLWMTFGLFMAFFFFLKEWLNIVYDELVGHPFLNMHKGKKLIQEHYQDLVTRWLYYPAVGLVGFVLMLNTLFHFLMR
- the pepV gene encoding dipeptidase PepV, whose amino-acid sequence is MGNFNWLEEVEKRKDSLIKDTQEFLQINSVLNEEEASTKAPFGKGIEEALQYLLHKGEADGFATKNVDHYAGHIEHGQGEELVGILCHVDVVPEGDGWTDEPFSASIRDGKIFARGAMDDKGPTMAAYYALKIVKELDLPLSKRVRIIIGTDEESSWQCVDHYFKHEEMPTMGFAPDADFPIIYAEKGIGDIQLRLDFNGETATGQNSLLTFDSGRRLNMVPDHAKASLEVTEDMDAITHAFNEYISEKGIEGGYTKEGNALFLNIKGVSAHAMEPDNGTNAGYHLANFLHSVELDARGASYVSFISEKLAFDSRGKKLNINFHDEITDDLTINTGVFRYDRETAVGALGVNIRFPVTCDTKEVEVQLRKEAEAYGFDVNKFNVSPAHHVPQDHELIQTLQKVYKEQTGEKAELLSIGGGTYARSLEAGVAFGPLFPGREDVAHQKDEHIFIEDLIKATAIYAQAIYELAK
- a CDS encoding MFS transporter, with amino-acid sequence MKDKTTRYFYSFYFLTFFSFGALFPLLTVYLKEDVGLSGSQIGMIMSISPVVMIFVQPLWGVFSDYTQKPKQILRWTLFLTAVTGIAFSFMESYGALLAVAFLLAVTQSALVPISDSITLNYVQRTKGNYGSIRLWGAIGFAVAVLVAGWLSDFFSLKVIFFTFAIALLLGTVVSIFLPKESQTISVNVRDGIGTLMKLPKFVMFLVTTFLIFGPVFANNFYFGLFITDIGGTVTGVGIAFLLAAGSEAPFMRVAGKWIARFGLHAIMISAASIAMIRWVLYFFEPPLYVVYATTIAQGFSVGLFIPAALQFVRDIAPNSARATAVSLYTAVGNGLGSWFCTFFGGFIAEYYSVAHVYLFFGVLTMCGLVFIMMINQADKKQLAKAS